Proteins from one Cervus canadensis isolate Bull #8, Minnesota chromosome 25, ASM1932006v1, whole genome shotgun sequence genomic window:
- the DDN gene encoding dendrin isoform X1, with protein sequence MMERPDVAFCHIPSCLGRRQGLLKPWGSGGTWVEGSIFKQEPPHRCSCRRAPPRQLMDFQASHWVRGPQSRTCGPRPGSPEPLPRRPWASRVLQEATNWRAGPPAEARAREQEKRKAASQEREAKETERKRRKAGGARRSPPGRPRPEPRNALRVAHSAGLPASSRPERLGSVGRPPRPSAQPQSNPGAAWAGPSGGRRPGPPSYEAHLLLRGAAGMAPRRRWDRPPPYVAPPSYEGPHRTLGTKRGPEPSQARASSTSAPTRTEGGCAKKRLDPRIYRDVLGAWGLRQGRGLLGGSPGCGTDRPRLESGKGAAEKSLRLAAAGLKSGSDGHPQAKAAGSPGTVPAGSATATPSPPRPTPRSRPHPKGSGEGREGRDQTWLPKRWVPSIKKQPPRHSQTLPRPWAPGGTGWRESLGHRGETGPETLEGWKATRRPHTLPRSSRGPARGEGVFVIDATCVVIRSQYVPTPRTQQVQLLPAGVPRLVGNAPSQPKPNQEEGEGAAVLPSPCRKLLLSSRPSLQPSEGRGLEAEGGKPADSSLEERASRILGLPVGEVNLQDPPTQPGSPEHSGLGPAASGGARGTEGSEKVASGPRRAGRGWARAPGPYAGALREAVSRIRRHTAPDSDSDEAAELSVHSSSSDASDTEASGASWREERTGPPEGGKTAELSGNAQEIVGAVSKTEEVLFGARDIKGTPQGNREQQ encoded by the exons atgaTGGAAAGGCCAGATGTCGCCTTCTGTCACATTCCATCGTGTCTAGGGAGGAGGCAAGGACTTTTAAAGCCTTGGGGCTCTGGTGGGACCTGGGTGGAAGGAAGCATCTTCAAGCAAGAGCCACCCCACCGGTGTAGCTG TCGCCGCGCCCCTCCTCGACAGCTCATGGACTTCCAGGCCAGCCACTGGGTCCGCGGGCCCCAGAGCCGCAC GTGTGGGCCGCGCCCGGGATCCCCTGAGCCGCTGCCCCGCCGGCCCTGGGCCTCCAGGGTGCTGCAGGAGGCGACCAACTGGCGGGCGGGGCCCCCGGCCGAGGCCCGAGCCCGGgagcaagagaaaaggaaagcgGCATCGCAGGAGCGGGAGGCCAAGGAGACTGAGCGAAAAAGGCGCAAGGCTGGTGGGGCCCGAAGGAGTCCCCCTGGTCGGCCCCGCCCGGAGCCTCGGAATGCACTTCGGGTGGCCCACTCTGCAGGGCTCCCAGCTTCCTCAAGGCCGGAGCGCCTGGGGTCGGTGGGGCGACCGCCCCGTCCATCCGCGCAGCCGCAGAGCAACCCTGGGGCGGCGTGGGCGGGGCCCTCGGGCGGTCGGCGGCCAGGGCCCCCCAGCTACGAGGCTCACCTGCTGCTGAGAGGCGCTGCCGGGATGGCCCCGCGACGCCGCTGGGACCGGCCGCCACCCTACGTGGCTCCACCTTCTTACGAGGGCCCCCACAGGACCCTGGGGACTAAGCGAGGCCCAGAGCCCTCGCAGGCGCGCGCCTCTTCAACCTCTGCGCCGACTAGGACAGAGGGAGGGTGCGCAAAGAAGAGGCTAGATCCTCGGATCTACCGGGACGTCCTAGGGGCCTGGGGTCTCCGTCAGGGGCGGGGTCTCTTGGGGGGATCCCCAGGCTGTGGAACAGACAGGCCAAGGCTGGAGTCCGGTAAGGGGGCCGCGGAGAAAAGCCTGAGGCTGGCTGCTGCTGGCCTGAAGAGTGGTAGCGACGGCCATCCCCAAGCTAAAGCCGCTGGGAGCCCAGGCACAGTTCCTGCGGGGTCAGCCACTGCCACCCCTAGCCCCCCGCGTCCCACTCCCAGGTCCAGACCCCATCCCAAGGGCTccggggaagggagggaaggtaGAGACCAGACCTGGCTCCCCAAACGCTGGGTTCCCTCCATTAAAAAGCAGCCGCCCCGACACAGCCAGACCCTCCCCAGACCCTGGGCTCCAGGTGGCACGGGATGGAGAGAATCCCTGGGTCATAGAGGGGAGACGGGACCCGAGACCTTGGAGGGTTGGAAGGCGACCCGACGCCCCCACACCTTGCCCCGAAGTTCCCGTGGCCCCGCTCGTGGGGAAGGCGTCTTTGTCATTGACGCCACTTGCGTGGTGATACGCTCCCAGTACGTCCCGACCCCTCGAACCCAGCAGGTGCAGCTTTTGCCCGCCGGGGTGCCGCGCCTTGTGGGGAATGCACCCAGCCAACCGAAACCCAAtcaagaggagggagagggggccGCGGTCCTTCCCTCCCCTTGCCGAAAGCTGCTGTTGAGCAGTCGCCCTTCTCTCCAACCCAGTGAGGGACGCGGGCTCGAAGCTGAGGGCGGGAAGCCCGCGGACTCCTCACTGGAGGAGCGCGCCTCCCGCATCTTGGGGCTCCCGGTTGGCGAAGTAAACCTACAGGATCCCCCCACGCAGCCAGGTAGCCCAGAGCACTCAGGCTTAGGCCCAGCGGCTTCGGGGGGAGCGCGCGGTACCGAGGGATCGGAGAAAGTGGCGTCCGGCCCGCGGCGCGCAGGCCGGGGCTGGGCGCGAGCCCCTGGACCCTATGCCGGGGCCCTGCGGGAAGCCGTGTCCCGCATCCGCCGCCACACCGCCCCGGACTCCGACTCAGACGAAGCTGCGGAGCTCAGCGTCCATAGCAGCTCTTCTGATGCGAGCGACACAGAAGCCTCGGGCGCCTCCTGGCGGGAAGAGCGGACCGGGCCCCCGGAAGGCGGGAAGACAGCCGAACTGAGCGGCAATGCCCAAGAGATTGTAGGTGCCGTCAGCAAAACCGAGGAGGTCCTCTTCGGGGCGAGGGACATTAAGGGGACTCCACAGGGAAATAGGGAGCAACAGTGA
- the DDN gene encoding dendrin isoform X2, which translates to MLDGQLFSEGPDSPRELQDEESGSCLWVQKSKLLVIEVKTISCHYSRRAPPRQLMDFQASHWVRGPQSRTCGPRPGSPEPLPRRPWASRVLQEATNWRAGPPAEARAREQEKRKAASQEREAKETERKRRKAGGARRSPPGRPRPEPRNALRVAHSAGLPASSRPERLGSVGRPPRPSAQPQSNPGAAWAGPSGGRRPGPPSYEAHLLLRGAAGMAPRRRWDRPPPYVAPPSYEGPHRTLGTKRGPEPSQARASSTSAPTRTEGGCAKKRLDPRIYRDVLGAWGLRQGRGLLGGSPGCGTDRPRLESGKGAAEKSLRLAAAGLKSGSDGHPQAKAAGSPGTVPAGSATATPSPPRPTPRSRPHPKGSGEGREGRDQTWLPKRWVPSIKKQPPRHSQTLPRPWAPGGTGWRESLGHRGETGPETLEGWKATRRPHTLPRSSRGPARGEGVFVIDATCVVIRSQYVPTPRTQQVQLLPAGVPRLVGNAPSQPKPNQEEGEGAAVLPSPCRKLLLSSRPSLQPSEGRGLEAEGGKPADSSLEERASRILGLPVGEVNLQDPPTQPGSPEHSGLGPAASGGARGTEGSEKVASGPRRAGRGWARAPGPYAGALREAVSRIRRHTAPDSDSDEAAELSVHSSSSDASDTEASGASWREERTGPPEGGKTAELSGNAQEIVGAVSKTEEVLFGARDIKGTPQGNREQQ; encoded by the exons atgCTGGATGGCCAGCTCTTCTCCGAGGGGCCCGATAGCCCCCGGGAGCTCCAGGATGAGGAGTCTGGCAGCTGCCTCTGGGTGCAGAAATCCAAGCTGCTGGTGATCGAGGTGAAGACTATTTCCTGTCATTATAGTCGCCGCGCCCCTCCTCGACAGCTCATGGACTTCCAGGCCAGCCACTGGGTCCGCGGGCCCCAGAGCCGCAC GTGTGGGCCGCGCCCGGGATCCCCTGAGCCGCTGCCCCGCCGGCCCTGGGCCTCCAGGGTGCTGCAGGAGGCGACCAACTGGCGGGCGGGGCCCCCGGCCGAGGCCCGAGCCCGGgagcaagagaaaaggaaagcgGCATCGCAGGAGCGGGAGGCCAAGGAGACTGAGCGAAAAAGGCGCAAGGCTGGTGGGGCCCGAAGGAGTCCCCCTGGTCGGCCCCGCCCGGAGCCTCGGAATGCACTTCGGGTGGCCCACTCTGCAGGGCTCCCAGCTTCCTCAAGGCCGGAGCGCCTGGGGTCGGTGGGGCGACCGCCCCGTCCATCCGCGCAGCCGCAGAGCAACCCTGGGGCGGCGTGGGCGGGGCCCTCGGGCGGTCGGCGGCCAGGGCCCCCCAGCTACGAGGCTCACCTGCTGCTGAGAGGCGCTGCCGGGATGGCCCCGCGACGCCGCTGGGACCGGCCGCCACCCTACGTGGCTCCACCTTCTTACGAGGGCCCCCACAGGACCCTGGGGACTAAGCGAGGCCCAGAGCCCTCGCAGGCGCGCGCCTCTTCAACCTCTGCGCCGACTAGGACAGAGGGAGGGTGCGCAAAGAAGAGGCTAGATCCTCGGATCTACCGGGACGTCCTAGGGGCCTGGGGTCTCCGTCAGGGGCGGGGTCTCTTGGGGGGATCCCCAGGCTGTGGAACAGACAGGCCAAGGCTGGAGTCCGGTAAGGGGGCCGCGGAGAAAAGCCTGAGGCTGGCTGCTGCTGGCCTGAAGAGTGGTAGCGACGGCCATCCCCAAGCTAAAGCCGCTGGGAGCCCAGGCACAGTTCCTGCGGGGTCAGCCACTGCCACCCCTAGCCCCCCGCGTCCCACTCCCAGGTCCAGACCCCATCCCAAGGGCTccggggaagggagggaaggtaGAGACCAGACCTGGCTCCCCAAACGCTGGGTTCCCTCCATTAAAAAGCAGCCGCCCCGACACAGCCAGACCCTCCCCAGACCCTGGGCTCCAGGTGGCACGGGATGGAGAGAATCCCTGGGTCATAGAGGGGAGACGGGACCCGAGACCTTGGAGGGTTGGAAGGCGACCCGACGCCCCCACACCTTGCCCCGAAGTTCCCGTGGCCCCGCTCGTGGGGAAGGCGTCTTTGTCATTGACGCCACTTGCGTGGTGATACGCTCCCAGTACGTCCCGACCCCTCGAACCCAGCAGGTGCAGCTTTTGCCCGCCGGGGTGCCGCGCCTTGTGGGGAATGCACCCAGCCAACCGAAACCCAAtcaagaggagggagagggggccGCGGTCCTTCCCTCCCCTTGCCGAAAGCTGCTGTTGAGCAGTCGCCCTTCTCTCCAACCCAGTGAGGGACGCGGGCTCGAAGCTGAGGGCGGGAAGCCCGCGGACTCCTCACTGGAGGAGCGCGCCTCCCGCATCTTGGGGCTCCCGGTTGGCGAAGTAAACCTACAGGATCCCCCCACGCAGCCAGGTAGCCCAGAGCACTCAGGCTTAGGCCCAGCGGCTTCGGGGGGAGCGCGCGGTACCGAGGGATCGGAGAAAGTGGCGTCCGGCCCGCGGCGCGCAGGCCGGGGCTGGGCGCGAGCCCCTGGACCCTATGCCGGGGCCCTGCGGGAAGCCGTGTCCCGCATCCGCCGCCACACCGCCCCGGACTCCGACTCAGACGAAGCTGCGGAGCTCAGCGTCCATAGCAGCTCTTCTGATGCGAGCGACACAGAAGCCTCGGGCGCCTCCTGGCGGGAAGAGCGGACCGGGCCCCCGGAAGGCGGGAAGACAGCCGAACTGAGCGGCAATGCCCAAGAGATTGTAGGTGCCGTCAGCAAAACCGAGGAGGTCCTCTTCGGGGCGAGGGACATTAAGGGGACTCCACAGGGAAATAGGGAGCAACAGTGA
- the PRKAG1 gene encoding 5'-AMP-activated protein kinase subunit gamma-1, with protein MEAVPFSESYPAVENEHLQETPESNNSVYTSFMKSHRCYDLIPTSSKLVVFDTSLQVKKAFFALVTNGVRAAPLWDSKKQSFVGMLTITDFINILHRYYKSALVQIYELEEHKIETWREVYLQDSFKPLVCISPNASLFDAVSSLIRNKIHRLPVIDPESGNTLYILTHKRILKFLKLFITEFPKPEFMSKSLEELQIGTYANIAMVRTTTPVYVALGIFVQHRVSALPVVDEKGRVVDIYSKFDVINLAAEKTYNNLDVSVTKALQHRSHYFEGVLKCYLHETLETIINRLVEAEVHRLVVVDENDVVKGIVSLSDILQALVLTGGEKP; from the exons GTCCCTTTTTCAGAGAGCTACCCAGCTGTGGAAAATGAGCATCTTCAAG AGACTCCGGAATCCAACAATAGCGTGTATACTTCCTTCATGAAGTCTCATCGCTGCTATGACCTGATTCCCACAAGCTCAAAACTGGTTGTATTTGATACTTCCCTTCAG GTGAAGAAAGCTTTCTTTGCTTTGGTGACTAATGGTGTCCGGGCTGCCCCTTTGTGGGATAGTAAGAAGCAGAGTTTTGTGG GCATGCTGACCATCACTGATTTCATCAATATCCTGCACCGCTACTATAAATCAGCCTTG GTGCAGATCTATGAGCTGGAAGAACACAAGATAGAAACTTGGAGAG AGGTGTACCTACAGGACTCCTTTAAACCACTTGTCTGCATTTCTCCTAATGCCAG CTTGTTTGATGCTGTCTCTTCATTAATTCGAAACAAGATCCACAGGCTGCCAGTTATTGACCCGGAATCAGGCAACACCTTGTACATCCTCACCCACAAGCGCATCCTCAAGTTCCTCAAGTTATTT ATCACCGAGTTCCCCAAGCCAGAGTTCATGTCTAAGTCTCTGGAAGAGCTACAGATTGGCACCTATGCCAACATTGCTATGGTCCGCACCACCACCCCTGTGTACGTGGCTCTGGGCATCTTTGTACAGCACCGAGTCTCAGCCCTGCCAGTGGTGGATGAGAAAG GGCGTGTGGTGGACATCTACTCCAAGTTTGATGTTATC aaCCTGGCAGCAGAAAAGACCTACAACAACCTAGATGTGTCGGTGACCAAAGCCCTGCAACATCGATCACATTACTTTGAGGGTGTTCTCAAGTGCTACCTGCATGAGACTCTGGAAACCATCATCAACAGGCTGGTAGAAGCAGAG GTTCACCGACTTGTAGTGGTGGATGAGAATGATGTGGTCAAGGGGATTGTATCCCTGTCTGACATCTTGCAGGCGCTGGTGCTCACAGGCGGAGAGAAGCCCTGA